A part of Streptomyces sp. NBC_01451 genomic DNA contains:
- a CDS encoding GbsR/MarR family transcriptional regulator: MEPQGGGPEDEKHERDEGAFPDWFVESFADYWQSMGSSRIEGRIAAHLMVSDATEGVSAEELAEAAGASRGSVSTYTRSLVARGFVRLVRRPDDRAHYYVMDEDVWAGFLDKEQTYLRSQSELAARALARTTPGGPAHERIRNMRDYLNWLLEVQQLPAAWRRHKAERDAGGS, from the coding sequence GTGGAACCGCAGGGTGGCGGGCCCGAGGACGAGAAGCACGAGCGCGACGAGGGGGCTTTCCCCGACTGGTTCGTGGAGAGCTTCGCCGACTACTGGCAGAGCATGGGGTCCTCACGTATCGAGGGTCGTATCGCCGCCCACCTGATGGTCAGTGATGCCACCGAGGGTGTGTCGGCGGAGGAACTGGCCGAGGCGGCCGGGGCCAGCCGCGGGTCGGTGTCCACTTACACCCGGAGTCTCGTCGCGCGGGGTTTCGTACGGCTGGTGCGGCGTCCGGACGACCGGGCCCACTACTACGTCATGGACGAGGACGTCTGGGCCGGGTTCCTGGACAAGGAGCAGACCTACCTGCGCAGCCAGAGCGAGCTCGCCGCCAGGGCGCTCGCCCGGACCACTCCCGGCGGTCCCGCCCACGAGCGCATCCGCAACATGCGCGACTACCTGAACTGGCTGCTGGAGGTGCAGCAACTGCCCGCCGCATGGCGCAGGCACAAGGCGGAGCGGGACGCCGGCGGGAGCTAG
- a CDS encoding aminotransferase yields the protein MSHPPRFPSVDEADLTTLLAERFGVRGTLKDLGSQQDRNYRVRTETGDYVLKLANPASDPALLYAQGAAVDRLTAVLPGLRLPRALAGVDGSAVQWLTVDGAALACRLLEYVPGEPIMDSRYLAPQVVARLGELAGRVVAGLAELDAAEPGGAGHGVVERDAVEPDEAEHDRTRLWDLRNAPAVIEELAPRLSDQMRAQRVLRAARTAYALVEPHADALPVQVIHGDVTDNNVVCETTADGRPHPVGVIDFGDLGPGWTVAELAVTCTSVLHHHGTGPASVLPAVQAFHAVRPLSDEETAVLWPLVVLRSAVMVVSGQYDTLLDPENRYASAALDREWAMFEAAVSVPAEVMAAQLRHALGRPPARTAPVTGGRLLPGLPDDVHVLDLSALSDDLHSGRWLEPDAEPALAADALAAGRAAVRTRHGEFRMTRAHTDGGTCALGVELYVAGPLEVRAPWSGTVTRHAGDGLTLKALGGAGPDLVLDGVDREGATGPVAVGQRLGTVAGRNGVHTLGVQLSRVTDGRAPRFAESELAAGWLELCPDPTALLTGRESGEPQDSATDGELLARRERSFATVQEHYFDAPPRIELGWRHHLVDTRGRRYLDMLNNVTILGHGHPGLSDAVHRQWRRLNTNSRFHYASVVELSERISELLPDGLDTVFLVNSGSEAVDLALRLAWATTGRQDVVAVEEAYHGWTYASDAVSTSVADNPNALASRPPWVHTVAAPNSYRGGHRGAQAWRYGPEAAARIAELAGRGTPPAAFLCEPYYGNAGGMALPDGYLEHVYEATRAVGGLCIADEVQVGYGRLGTHFWGFEQQGVVPDIVTVAKAMGNGHPLGAVITRRDIADAYRTQGYFFSSSGGSPVSSVVGLTVLDALRDEGLQANARDVGGYLKGRLVELADRHPLIGAVHGSGLYLGVEFVRDRTTLEPATEETAAICERLRELGVIMQPTSDRQCVLKIKPPLCLTRDSADVFVEALDDVLRYGW from the coding sequence ATGAGCCATCCCCCGCGCTTCCCCTCGGTCGACGAGGCCGATCTGACGACCCTGCTCGCCGAACGGTTCGGCGTGCGCGGCACCCTCAAGGATCTCGGCAGCCAGCAGGACCGCAACTACAGGGTCCGCACGGAGACGGGCGACTACGTCCTCAAGCTGGCCAACCCCGCCTCGGATCCGGCCCTCCTGTACGCGCAGGGAGCGGCGGTCGACCGTCTGACGGCCGTCCTGCCCGGGCTGCGGCTGCCCCGGGCCCTCGCCGGTGTGGACGGCTCGGCGGTCCAGTGGCTCACCGTGGACGGCGCGGCCCTCGCCTGCCGGCTGCTGGAGTACGTACCCGGTGAACCGATCATGGACAGTCGCTATCTCGCCCCCCAGGTCGTCGCCCGGCTCGGCGAACTCGCCGGACGAGTCGTCGCCGGGCTCGCGGAACTCGACGCGGCAGAACCCGGCGGGGCGGGGCATGGTGTGGTGGAACGGGACGCGGTGGAACCCGACGAGGCGGAGCACGACCGGACCCGCCTGTGGGATCTGCGCAACGCGCCCGCGGTGATCGAGGAACTCGCCCCGCGGCTGTCCGACCAGATGCGCGCCCAGCGGGTCCTGCGGGCTGCTCGCACCGCGTACGCGCTGGTCGAGCCGCACGCCGACGCGCTGCCGGTGCAGGTGATCCACGGCGACGTGACCGACAACAACGTGGTCTGCGAGACGACCGCCGACGGGCGCCCCCACCCGGTCGGGGTGATCGACTTCGGGGATCTGGGTCCCGGCTGGACGGTGGCGGAACTCGCGGTCACCTGTACCTCCGTGCTGCACCACCACGGCACGGGACCGGCGTCGGTGCTGCCCGCCGTACAGGCGTTCCACGCGGTCCGCCCGCTCTCGGACGAGGAGACGGCCGTGCTGTGGCCGCTGGTCGTGCTGCGGTCGGCCGTCATGGTGGTCAGCGGGCAGTACGACACGCTCCTGGACCCGGAGAACCGTTATGCCTCGGCCGCACTCGACCGAGAGTGGGCCATGTTCGAGGCCGCGGTGTCCGTCCCCGCGGAAGTCATGGCGGCCCAGCTGCGGCACGCCCTCGGCCGTCCGCCGGCGCGCACCGCTCCCGTGACCGGAGGCCGGCTGCTGCCCGGGCTGCCGGACGACGTGCACGTCCTCGACCTGTCGGCGCTCAGCGACGATCTGCACTCGGGCCGCTGGCTGGAGCCCGACGCCGAACCGGCGCTCGCCGCCGACGCGTTGGCTGCGGGACGGGCGGCGGTACGGACCCGGCACGGGGAGTTCCGGATGACGCGCGCGCACACCGACGGCGGCACCTGCGCGCTCGGGGTGGAGCTGTACGTCGCCGGGCCGCTGGAGGTGCGGGCGCCCTGGTCCGGAACGGTCACCCGGCACGCCGGCGACGGGCTGACCCTCAAGGCTCTCGGCGGGGCCGGGCCGGACCTGGTCCTGGACGGCGTCGACCGCGAGGGTGCGACCGGTCCGGTCGCGGTCGGGCAGCGCCTCGGCACGGTGGCCGGCCGAAACGGCGTCCATACGCTGGGAGTCCAGCTGTCCCGGGTGACGGACGGGCGAGCACCAAGGTTCGCCGAGTCCGAACTCGCCGCCGGATGGCTGGAGTTGTGCCCGGACCCGACCGCACTGCTGACCGGCCGGGAATCCGGAGAACCCCAGGATTCGGCAACCGACGGGGAGTTGCTGGCGCGGCGCGAGCGCTCCTTCGCCACCGTCCAGGAGCACTACTTCGACGCCCCGCCCCGCATCGAACTCGGCTGGCGGCACCACCTGGTCGACACCCGCGGTCGCCGCTACCTCGACATGCTCAACAACGTGACGATCCTCGGTCACGGTCACCCCGGCCTGAGTGACGCCGTGCACCGGCAGTGGCGGCGGCTGAACACCAACTCCCGCTTCCACTACGCCTCGGTGGTGGAACTGTCCGAGCGCATCTCCGAGTTGCTGCCCGACGGCCTGGACACCGTCTTCCTGGTGAACAGCGGCTCCGAGGCCGTCGACCTCGCGCTGCGACTGGCCTGGGCGACCACCGGACGGCAGGACGTGGTGGCCGTCGAGGAGGCGTACCACGGCTGGACCTACGCGAGCGACGCCGTCTCGACGTCCGTCGCGGACAATCCCAACGCCCTTGCGTCCAGGCCGCCCTGGGTCCACACGGTCGCCGCTCCCAACTCCTACCGGGGCGGCCACCGGGGTGCGCAGGCGTGGCGGTACGGCCCCGAGGCCGCCGCCCGGATCGCGGAACTCGCCGGGCGCGGGACTCCGCCCGCAGCCTTCCTGTGCGAGCCGTACTACGGCAACGCCGGCGGCATGGCACTCCCGGACGGCTACCTGGAACACGTCTACGAGGCGACCCGCGCCGTCGGAGGGCTGTGTATCGCCGACGAGGTGCAGGTCGGCTACGGCCGGCTCGGGACGCACTTCTGGGGGTTCGAGCAGCAGGGCGTGGTGCCGGACATCGTGACCGTGGCCAAGGCGATGGGCAACGGGCATCCGCTGGGCGCGGTGATCACCCGCCGCGACATCGCCGACGCCTACCGCACCCAGGGTTACTTCTTCTCCTCCTCCGGCGGCAGCCCGGTCAGTTCCGTGGTCGGCCTGACCGTCCTCGACGCCCTGCGTGACGAGGGTCTTCAGGCCAACGCCCGTGACGTCGGGGGCTACTTGAAGGGGCGGCTCGTCGAACTCGCCGACCGGCACCCGCTGATCGGGGCGGTGCACGGCTCGGGGCTCTACCTGGGTGTGGAGTTCGTGCGGGACCGTACGACGCTGGAGCCCGCGACCGAGGAGACGGCGGCGATCTGCGAGCGGCTGCGTGAACTCGGCGTGATCATGCAGCCGACCTCCGACCGGCAGTGCGTACTGAAGATCAAGCCGCCGCTGTGCCTGACCCGCGACAGCGCGGACGTGTTCGTCGAGGCCCTCGACGACGTACTGAGGTACGGATGGTGA
- a CDS encoding pentapeptide repeat-containing protein, with product MREPDRRPRAWHDGPVRRRAAACLLTGAGLAVLGTVFVVLPGVVVDHDLAGASVAAQDRLKAVNDVRTTLLQVVGGLAVLFGAYATWRQLRVSQDGLRATQEGYVTDRFSRAVDQLGSDKLDVRIGGLHALWRIAEQSARDRAAVISIQAAYLRTHLPWPPAGPQSPTADTPINDVPPLETRAADAQVALTALGVLCQHREQSWVNLSITDLRRADCDGLWFPEVNFDRACMEAAGLYRANLTQASLVSVNLRHADLTTAILRRARCVLSDLRAAKLVETDLCDADFTDTDLREANLRKADARGAVFHRTDLRMADLRGTDLSTAGLVEARLTGALASEHTRWPTDFDHTAAGVVDTDDPGPEPSPLLQPPGVTWHAPALRSAP from the coding sequence ATGAGGGAACCGGACCGCAGGCCGCGGGCATGGCACGACGGGCCGGTCAGGCGTCGTGCAGCCGCGTGTCTGCTGACCGGGGCGGGGCTGGCCGTTCTGGGCACGGTGTTCGTCGTACTGCCGGGGGTGGTGGTCGACCACGACCTCGCCGGGGCGAGCGTCGCCGCACAGGATCGGCTGAAGGCGGTCAACGACGTTCGTACGACGCTTCTGCAGGTGGTCGGCGGCCTCGCCGTGCTTTTCGGAGCGTATGCCACCTGGCGGCAACTGCGGGTGAGTCAGGACGGTCTGCGCGCCACCCAGGAGGGGTACGTCACCGACCGATTCAGCCGGGCCGTCGACCAGCTCGGCAGCGACAAGCTGGATGTGCGCATCGGCGGGCTGCACGCGCTGTGGCGGATCGCGGAGCAGTCGGCCCGCGACCGGGCGGCCGTCATCTCCATCCAGGCCGCGTACCTGCGTACGCACCTGCCCTGGCCGCCCGCCGGGCCGCAATCGCCGACGGCGGACACGCCCATCAACGACGTCCCTCCCCTGGAGACTCGCGCCGCCGACGCCCAGGTGGCGCTGACCGCGCTCGGCGTGCTGTGCCAGCACCGGGAGCAGTCCTGGGTCAATCTCAGCATCACCGACCTGCGCCGGGCCGACTGCGACGGCCTGTGGTTCCCCGAGGTCAACTTCGACCGCGCTTGTATGGAGGCGGCAGGCCTCTACCGCGCCAATCTGACCCAGGCGTCGCTGGTCTCGGTCAACCTGCGGCACGCCGACCTCACGACCGCGATTCTGCGCCGGGCTCGCTGCGTCCTGTCCGACCTGCGGGCCGCGAAGCTGGTCGAAACCGACTTGTGTGACGCCGACTTCACCGACACCGACCTGCGCGAGGCAAACCTGCGTAAGGCCGACGCCCGCGGCGCGGTCTTCCACCGCACCGACCTCCGTATGGCCGACCTGCGCGGCACCGACCTGAGCACCGCCGGCCTTGTCGAAGCACGGCTGACCGGCGCTCTGGCCAGTGAGCACACCCGATGGCCCACCGACTTCGACCACACGGCCGCCGGAGTCGTCGACACCGATGACCCCGGACCCGAGCCCTCGCCTCTGCTCCAGCCGCCCGGGGTGACGTGGCACGCACCGGCACTGCGGTCCGCTCCCTGA
- a CDS encoding ABC transporter substrate-binding protein: protein MRRSAIIVGCSVALTGALASCSAPAATDAADTRKASKSGYLAASDASFEGTGPLTVQLDYDSVEAGGLDPQTAATARSWSIESLVYEPLVTVDPKFGIEPLLASSWKQPDATTYVFTLRKGVTFSNGRTLTTADVVGSLQRLLKSKAAYAAQLGPVKSVTATGPEEVTVELAKAYTPFLAALANTPAAILPMKEVDDGSLDLAKEMLGTGPFVVKNHKQDQYWNFTRNTAYRETKKVRVDDLKIEIVPQEAARLAALRNGSASFVNFNNIDSMDQLTGTRNAKVVSQANSDFYYLIQNSKNPDSTLADQKVRFALNSALNRTEIASVALGGQAQPTGVTPSVLPGACDPAKLPAATNKTADTAALKKAGTLRLAVYTSEPAVGQIAQVIQQQLAKSGVTVKIQKYDDTTYGARVFGAKPDFDLAIGWFAGYVDASMVSRWWNPVLAGFSGTFLNDDKTLDALIDKAAGEPEGTARTQTLAGLCARVDTAAQMLPLVTRPSVIGYRTDQVSPTLRAAEGYGNFLRDITSYTLPAAK, encoded by the coding sequence ATGCGAAGATCAGCGATCATCGTCGGGTGTTCCGTCGCTTTGACGGGCGCCCTGGCATCGTGTTCCGCACCTGCGGCAACCGACGCGGCCGATACGCGGAAAGCCTCGAAGTCCGGCTATCTCGCCGCGTCCGACGCGTCCTTCGAGGGCACAGGACCGCTCACCGTCCAACTCGACTACGACTCCGTGGAAGCCGGCGGCCTCGACCCGCAGACCGCCGCCACCGCCCGTTCCTGGTCGATCGAGTCGCTCGTCTACGAACCCCTGGTGACCGTCGACCCCAAGTTCGGGATCGAGCCGCTGCTGGCCAGCTCCTGGAAGCAGCCGGACGCCACCACCTACGTCTTCACCCTCCGCAAGGGCGTGACGTTCTCCAACGGCCGAACCCTGACCACCGCCGACGTCGTCGGCAGCCTCCAGCGCCTGCTGAAGTCCAAGGCCGCCTACGCCGCCCAGCTCGGCCCGGTGAAGTCCGTGACCGCCACCGGTCCGGAGGAGGTCACCGTCGAACTGGCCAAGGCGTACACGCCGTTCCTCGCGGCGCTGGCCAACACCCCGGCCGCGATCCTCCCCATGAAGGAGGTCGACGACGGCTCGCTGGACCTGGCGAAGGAAATGCTGGGCACCGGCCCGTTCGTGGTGAAGAACCACAAGCAGGACCAGTACTGGAACTTCACCCGCAATACCGCCTACCGCGAGACTAAGAAGGTCCGCGTCGACGATCTGAAGATCGAGATCGTGCCGCAGGAAGCGGCCCGCCTCGCCGCCCTGCGCAACGGCAGCGCGTCCTTCGTGAACTTCAACAACATCGATTCCATGGACCAGTTGACCGGTACCCGGAACGCGAAGGTCGTCAGCCAGGCGAACAGCGACTTCTACTACCTGATCCAGAACTCCAAGAATCCCGACTCGACGCTCGCCGACCAGAAGGTCAGATTCGCGCTGAACAGCGCCCTGAACCGGACCGAGATCGCCTCCGTCGCCCTCGGCGGACAGGCGCAGCCCACCGGTGTCACCCCCAGCGTCCTGCCCGGCGCCTGCGACCCCGCGAAGCTTCCCGCCGCGACCAACAAGACCGCCGACACTGCCGCACTGAAGAAGGCGGGGACGCTCCGCCTCGCCGTGTACACCTCCGAGCCCGCCGTCGGCCAGATCGCCCAGGTGATCCAGCAGCAGCTCGCCAAGTCCGGCGTCACCGTGAAGATCCAGAAGTACGACGACACCACTTACGGCGCCAGGGTGTTCGGCGCGAAGCCCGACTTCGACCTGGCCATCGGCTGGTTCGCCGGATACGTGGACGCCTCCATGGTGTCCCGCTGGTGGAACCCGGTGCTCGCGGGCTTCTCCGGCACCTTCCTGAACGACGACAAGACCCTCGACGCGCTCATCGACAAGGCGGCCGGCGAACCCGAAGGCACCGCCCGCACCCAGACGCTCGCCGGCCTGTGCGCCCGGGTCGACACGGCCGCCCAGATGCTGCCCCTGGTGACCCGCCCGTCCGTCATCGGCTACCGCACCGACCAGGTCAGCCCGACCCTGCGAGCCGCCGAGGGCTACGGCAACTTCCTGCGTGACATCACCTCGTACACGCTCCCGGCCGCGAAGTAG
- a CDS encoding ABC transporter permease, translating to MDHIRRLLGRTAAALLTLLGVSVLIFAAVRAMPGSYTDLVLGPLATRSEKAAAAARFGLDRPVAEQYLYWLRNAVQGDFGTSLAARTPVATEFGDRLPVTVTLTALALALTVLIGIPLGVYTGTRESGGRGGVPGRLVSAFGMSLPEFVLGSLVVFLFTRYSLGLTVGTYVPWSQDVLGSVGSLFLPACVLAVFCVAATARTTRDAVLGVLVEPHIAAAVARGEPKGSIVRHHVLRNAAVPVLTLVATLSAYLLGGTVIVERLFNVPGLGSYLVDGLDRRDYAVVQAGVLLAATVFITTNLLVDLVSGLIDPRIGTAGKRVAS from the coding sequence ATGGACCACATCCGCCGGCTCCTCGGCCGGACCGCCGCCGCCCTGCTCACCCTGCTCGGCGTCTCGGTGCTGATCTTCGCGGCGGTGCGCGCGATGCCCGGCAGCTACACCGACCTGGTGCTCGGACCGCTGGCCACCCGGTCGGAGAAGGCCGCCGCAGCAGCCCGCTTCGGACTCGACCGGCCGGTGGCGGAGCAGTACCTGTACTGGCTGCGCAACGCCGTGCAGGGCGACTTCGGCACCTCCCTGGCCGCCCGGACCCCGGTCGCCACCGAGTTCGGCGACCGACTGCCGGTCACCGTGACCCTCACCGCACTGGCCCTCGCGCTCACCGTGCTCATCGGCATCCCGCTCGGCGTGTACACCGGCACCCGGGAGAGCGGCGGGCGCGGGGGAGTGCCGGGCCGGCTGGTCAGCGCCTTCGGCATGAGCCTGCCGGAGTTCGTGCTCGGCAGCCTGGTGGTGTTCCTGTTCACCCGCTACAGCCTCGGCCTGACCGTCGGCACCTACGTGCCCTGGTCGCAGGACGTGCTCGGCTCCGTCGGCTCCCTGTTCCTGCCCGCCTGCGTCCTCGCCGTGTTCTGCGTCGCCGCCACCGCCCGCACCACCCGTGACGCGGTCCTCGGCGTGCTCGTCGAACCGCACATCGCCGCCGCCGTCGCCCGCGGCGAACCGAAGGGATCCATCGTGCGCCACCACGTCCTGCGCAACGCCGCGGTCCCCGTCCTCACCCTGGTGGCCACCCTCAGCGCCTACCTCCTGGGCGGCACGGTCATCGTCGAGCGGCTCTTCAACGTCCCCGGCCTCGGCTCGTACCTCGTGGACGGTCTCGACCGCCGCGACTACGCGGTCGTCCAGGCCGGAGTGCTCCTCGCGGCGACCGTGTTCATCACGACCAACCTGCTGGTGGACCTCGTCAGCGGGCTGATCGACCCGCGGATCGGCACAGCCGGGAAGAGGGTCGCGTCATGA
- a CDS encoding ABC transporter ATP-binding protein: MTAETTPLLVIDDVVAEYRTGSRVVRALDGATLTVGRGERVGIVGESGSGKSTLGLLTGRLLPRATTCPRGRVLIDGESVLDLPPDRIARLRRERLAFVPQDPVGALDPTLRIGRQLRLALRDKPADLVALLERVLIRDPERVLRLYPHQISGGMAQRVVVAMAMARRPALLIADEPTASLDSQVREEVLRLLFTLAAEHGTTVLWLSHDLGGVARWCDRIAVMYGGRVVEDGTTADVLTAPQHPYTAALSAADPARAKDGTRLLTIGGTPPVLTEDPPGCVFSPRCTSADDDCATTRPALRTVAGRTVLCHHPGGTPVPVPVSPPTGQEEAR, from the coding sequence ATGACCGCCGAGACCACACCACTGCTCGTGATCGACGACGTCGTCGCCGAGTACCGCACAGGTTCCCGCGTCGTCCGCGCTCTCGACGGAGCCACCCTGACCGTCGGACGCGGCGAGAGGGTCGGCATCGTCGGCGAGTCGGGCTCGGGCAAGTCCACCCTCGGACTGCTCACCGGACGACTGCTGCCCAGGGCCACCACCTGTCCTCGCGGCCGGGTCCTCATCGACGGCGAGTCCGTACTGGACCTCCCGCCCGACCGGATCGCCCGGCTCCGCCGCGAGCGTCTGGCCTTCGTGCCGCAGGACCCCGTCGGCGCACTCGACCCGACCCTGCGCATCGGCCGACAGCTCCGGCTGGCCCTGCGCGACAAGCCGGCCGACCTGGTCGCGCTGCTCGAACGCGTCCTGATCCGCGACCCCGAACGCGTGCTGCGGCTCTACCCGCACCAGATCTCCGGCGGCATGGCCCAGCGCGTCGTCGTGGCGATGGCCATGGCCCGCCGACCGGCCCTGCTGATCGCCGACGAACCCACCGCCTCGCTCGACAGCCAGGTCCGCGAGGAGGTCCTGCGGCTGCTGTTCACCCTCGCCGCCGAACACGGCACCACCGTGCTGTGGCTCAGCCACGACCTGGGCGGTGTCGCCCGCTGGTGCGACCGCATCGCGGTCATGTACGGCGGCCGGGTCGTCGAGGACGGCACCACCGCCGACGTCCTCACCGCCCCCCAACACCCCTACACCGCAGCCCTGTCGGCCGCCGACCCCGCCCGCGCCAAGGACGGCACCCGGCTGCTCACCATCGGCGGCACGCCACCTGTCCTCACCGAGGACCCGCCGGGCTGTGTCTTCTCCCCGCGCTGCACCTCGGCGGACGACGACTGCGCCACGACACGGCCGGCGCTCCGCACGGTCGCGGGACGGACGGTGCTGTGCCATCACCCGGGCGGGACACCCGTACCCGTACCCGTATCTCCACCGACCGGACAGGAGGAGGCCCGATGA
- a CDS encoding ABC transporter permease: MRATTVRLRRALAMRSYDGLFRGAVRVLGVLLLVTLAGRLAGVGGRPDAIVGPRLMPPGAGWPLGTDNLGRSLLPRLLQGIGTTLLLSCLAVACTALISTALGVIAGYRGGRTAELILRVGDVLYSFPAIVLAVLVAAVLGPGRTAALAAIVLVTVPLMTRMVGTAARAVARREFVTAARISGVRAPTIMLRHILPNVAGTVAVQGTYALSVGILVEGGLSFLGYGVQLPDASLGLLIQEGGLYMVGAPWLIVAPGVVLVAAIMAINLIGDSLRDRFEPRETRSLV, from the coding sequence ATGAGGGCCACAACGGTGCGCCTGCGCCGCGCGCTGGCCATGCGCTCGTACGACGGCCTGTTCCGCGGCGCCGTACGGGTGCTCGGCGTCCTGCTCCTCGTCACCCTGGCGGGCCGGCTCGCCGGAGTCGGGGGGCGGCCCGACGCCATCGTGGGCCCGCGGCTGATGCCCCCGGGAGCCGGATGGCCGCTGGGCACCGACAACCTCGGCCGCTCGCTGCTGCCCCGCCTCCTCCAGGGCATCGGCACCACGCTCCTGCTGTCCTGTCTGGCCGTCGCCTGCACCGCGCTCATCAGCACCGCGCTGGGCGTGATCGCCGGCTACCGGGGCGGCCGTACCGCCGAACTGATCCTGCGCGTCGGTGACGTGCTCTACTCCTTCCCCGCCATCGTGCTGGCCGTCCTGGTCGCCGCGGTCCTCGGCCCCGGCCGAACGGCGGCACTGGCCGCGATCGTCCTGGTGACCGTCCCGCTGATGACCCGCATGGTCGGCACCGCCGCCCGCGCGGTCGCCCGCCGCGAGTTCGTCACCGCCGCCAGGATCAGCGGCGTCCGCGCCCCGACGATCATGCTCCGGCACATCCTGCCCAACGTCGCCGGCACCGTCGCCGTCCAGGGCACCTACGCCCTGTCCGTCGGGATCCTCGTCGAGGGCGGCCTGAGCTTCCTCGGCTACGGCGTCCAGCTGCCGGACGCCTCCCTGGGACTGCTGATCCAGGAGGGCGGCCTCTACATGGTCGGCGCCCCCTGGCTGATCGTCGCCCCCGGCGTCGTCCTGGTCGCCGCGATCATGGCGATCAACCTCATCGGGGACAGCCTGCGCGACCGCTTCGAACCCCGGGAGACGAGGTCCCTGGTATGA
- a CDS encoding ATP-binding cassette domain-containing protein produces the protein MNEPVLELADVGVVFRSGRRHTVTAMDGVTFRIAAGETLGLVGESGSGKTTTGSVALGLRRPTTGSVRFLGAPPGRRTPAGAIQAVLQNPHWSLNPRLTVADSVAEPLSAAVGGRLRTHHPAVLRILDRVGLAATFAERLPHELSGGQRQRVAIARALITRPRFIVLDEAVSALDVSVQAQILNLVRDLQTEQGFGALFISHDLAAVRYLAHRVAVMRAGEIVELADADRFYTTPQHPYSRQLLETL, from the coding sequence ATGAACGAGCCCGTGCTCGAACTCGCCGACGTCGGCGTCGTGTTCAGGTCCGGCCGACGCCACACCGTCACCGCGATGGACGGCGTCACCTTCCGAATCGCCGCGGGCGAGACCCTCGGCCTGGTCGGCGAATCCGGCTCGGGCAAGACCACCACCGGCTCTGTCGCCCTCGGCCTGCGCAGGCCCACCACCGGCTCCGTCCGGTTTCTCGGAGCCCCGCCGGGCAGACGGACCCCCGCCGGAGCGATCCAGGCAGTCCTGCAGAACCCTCACTGGTCCCTCAACCCCCGCCTCACCGTGGCCGATTCGGTGGCCGAACCACTCTCGGCCGCCGTGGGCGGCCGACTGCGCACGCACCACCCGGCCGTCCTGCGCATCCTCGACCGGGTCGGACTGGCCGCCACCTTCGCCGAACGGCTCCCGCACGAACTCTCCGGCGGCCAGCGCCAGCGCGTGGCGATCGCCCGCGCCCTGATCACCCGGCCCAGGTTCATCGTCCTCGACGAGGCGGTCAGCGCCCTGGACGTCTCCGTGCAGGCGCAGATCCTCAACCTCGTCCGCGACCTGCAGACCGAGCAGGGCTTCGGCGCCCTGTTCATCTCCCACGACCTCGCCGCGGTGCGTTACCTCGCCCACCGCGTGGCGGTGATGCGCGCCGGCGAGATCGTCGAACTCGCCGACGCCGACCGCTTCTACACCACCCCGCAGCACCCGTACTCACGACAGCTCCTGGAGACGCTATGA
- a CDS encoding LacI family DNA-binding transcriptional regulator gives MLPGPDTPPTIADVAREAAVSKTTASDALRGHGRVSGPTRRAVLEAAERLGYAPNRSARSLRTSVTDTIALHIPEFLTSAEYYMSFVFGVAEQVARAGLNVTLLSSGHLPHSGAVPQVDGLVLCDPVAEDPVVEQLMNSGLPVVTAERYVGDRQPTGVIWSDHETSMTGLLDHLYEAGARRPAFIASDTTSDWATTLQLTHARWCAARGAPKLVRKAPFGSPPDVLQGAVRDMLAEAPEIDAIVCAADGAAAAILPELRAAGRTVGRDLLLASCVDSSSMRTAEPPITAVDLRPRAMGAECARLLCEILSGETPRGTVRALPIEMNVRTSTRP, from the coding sequence GTGCTGCCCGGACCCGACACCCCGCCGACCATCGCCGACGTGGCACGGGAGGCGGCGGTCTCCAAGACCACGGCGTCGGACGCGCTGCGCGGACACGGCCGGGTGTCGGGCCCGACGCGCCGGGCGGTGCTGGAGGCCGCCGAGCGCCTGGGATACGCGCCCAACCGCAGCGCCCGCAGCCTGCGCACCTCGGTGACCGACACCATCGCCCTGCACATCCCGGAGTTCCTGACCAGCGCCGAGTACTACATGTCGTTCGTGTTCGGCGTGGCGGAACAGGTGGCTCGCGCCGGTCTGAACGTCACCCTGCTGTCCTCCGGACACCTGCCGCACAGCGGCGCCGTCCCACAGGTGGACGGGCTGGTGCTGTGCGACCCGGTGGCCGAGGACCCCGTCGTCGAGCAGCTGATGAACAGCGGGCTGCCGGTCGTCACGGCCGAGCGGTACGTCGGAGACCGGCAGCCGACTGGGGTGATCTGGTCCGACCACGAGACCTCGATGACGGGACTCCTGGACCACCTGTACGAGGCCGGTGCCCGGCGCCCCGCGTTCATCGCCTCCGACACCACCTCCGACTGGGCCACCACGCTGCAGCTGACCCACGCCCGCTGGTGCGCCGCGCGCGGCGCACCGAAGCTCGTCCGCAAGGCGCCGTTCGGTTCCCCGCCCGACGTGCTGCAGGGCGCGGTCCGGGACATGCTCGCCGAGGCGCCCGAGATCGACGCGATCGTGTGCGCCGCGGACGGCGCCGCCGCCGCGATCCTGCCCGAACTGCGCGCCGCCGGACGGACGGTGGGCCGCGACCTCCTCCTCGCCTCCTGCGTGGACAGCTCCTCCATGCGGACGGCCGAACCACCCATCACCGCGGTCGACCTCCGCCCGCGGGCCATGGGCGCCGAATGCGCCCGGCTGCTCTGCGAAATCCTGTCCGGCGAGACGCCACGGGGTACGGTGCGCGCTCTTCCCATCGAGATGAACGTGCGGACTTCCACCCGCCCATAA